The Pseudonocardia broussonetiae DNA segment CGTCGGCTCGCTGACGCAGCTGGTCGGGGCGCGGCAGCTGTCGCCCGAGCCGGTCGGCCCCCCGGTGGGCGGGTTCGACGGGGCCGTCATCGGCGACTCGCGGGTGGCCCGCCTCGGCGGCCCGCCGCTGCCCGACGGCACCCCCGACGACGCGGCGTGCCAGCGCAGCGCCGACTCGCTCGCCGAGCAGATCTCCGCGCTGCGCGGTGACCGCGTGCTCAACCTCGCCTGCCCCTCGGCCACCGTCGCCTCCGGGCTGCGCGGTTCGCAGGCGGAGGGCGGCCGCGTCCTCCCGCCGCAGGTCGGGCTGCTCAAGCAGGTGCAGGGCCTGGACTGGGTGGCGGTCGCGGTGGGGCCGAACGACGTGGGCTGGATCGACTTCCTGCTCTACTGCTACGGCGTGCCGGACTGCGCCGACAACCTCACCCAGGGCGAGTTCGACTACCGCCTCGCCGCGTTCGACCGCGCCTTCGGCGAGCTGCTCGTCGACCTCAACGACCTGCCCGGGCGCCCGCAGATCGTCGTCGTGGCCTCCTACGAGCCGTTCCCGCCGGGCGCGTCCTGCCCCGACAGCCGCGGGCCCGCGGAGTACCCGGGCCTGGACGAGGCCAAGATCGCCCTGCTCGACGAGCGCAACGACGCCGTCAACGAGGTCCTCGTCGCGGGCGCGCAGGCGTACGGTTTCGACGTGGCCCGCCCCGCCCTGCGCCCCCTGTGCGGCGCCGAGCGCACCGGCCTGGGCCCGGACCTGCAGGGCCTCACCGACCCCTTCCCGTTCCACCCGACGGGCGTCGGCTCGCTCCGGATGGCGGCCGCGGTGACCCCGCTGCTGGGCCCGCCCGCGCGGCAGGGCGGATAGGCCCGTGCCGGCCCCGTGGGTCCTGCACGTCGACCTCGACGAGTTCCTCGCCGCGGTGGAGGTGCTGCGGCACCCCGAGCTGGCCGGGCGCCCGGTCGTCGTCGGCGGGCGCGGCGACCCCACCGAGCGCGCCGTCGTCGCCACCGCCTCCTACGCCGCCCGCGAGCACGGGATCCGCTCGGGGATGCCGCTGCGGACCGCGGTGAAGCGGTGCCCGGACGCGGTGTTCCTGCCCGCCGACAACCCCACCTACGAGGCCGTGTCCGTGCAGGTGATGGACGTGCTGCGGGGGCTCGACGGCGTCGTCGTGGAGGTCATGGGCTGGGACGAGGCGTTCCTCGGGGTGGAGACCGACGACGCCGAGGCGTTCGCCCGGCACGTGCAGGACGCCGTGCGGTCGGCGACCGGGCTGCGCAGCACCGTCGGGGTCGGCGACAACCTGCTGCGGGCCAAGATCGCGACGGGGTTCGGCAAGCCGCAGGGGGTGTTCGTGCTCACCGCGCGCAACTGGGCCGAGGTCATGGGACACCGGCCCACCCGCGCGCTGTGGGGCATCGGGGTCCGGACGGAGCGGACGCTGGCCGAGCGCGGGCTGCACACCGTCGCCGACCTCGCCGCCGCCGACCCGGCCGCGCTCGCCGCCGACCTCGGCCCGGCCATGGGGCCCTACTACGTGCAGCTCGGGCGCGGGATCGGGCGGGAGCGCGTCGACCCCACCCCCTGGGTGCCGCGCTCGCACGGCCGCGAGACGACCTTCCAGACCGACCTCGACGACTGGGACGCGGTCCGCGGCGAGGTCGCGGCGCTGGCCCGCCGCGTCGCCGGGGAGATCGCCGCAGGGGGGATCAGCGGGGCGGGGCGGCCCGCGCGGCGCGTCGGCGTCACCGTGCGGTTCGTCCCGTTCACCACGCGGACCCGCAGCGCCACCCTGCCCGCACCGACCACCGACCCCGAGGTGCTGGCCGCGGCCGCGCTGGAGGTGCTGGAGCGCTTCCCGACCCGACGGGCCGTGCGGCTGCTGGGGGTGCGTGCCGAGTTCTGAGCTGCGGAGATCGGGTTCCAAGGGCCGGCGGGCCCTACGACTCGGGCAGGATCTCCGCGGCCGGGCTGCCCTCCGGCACGCGGACGACGAGCGCACCCGGGTCGACGCGCACGGCCATCTCGGTGACGTCGCCGATCGGGTCGCCGTCGATCTGGCTGGCCTGCGGGTCGTCGGCGGTGATGACGACCCGCTCGGCCGTCCAGTGCTCGACGCGCGGGTGGCCGCGGCGGCGGCGGCTGATCACCCGCGCGGCCACGGCGACCCAGCCGGCGACGCCCTTGGGCGCGAGGTTGACGATGTCGAACAGCCCGTCGTCGACCTCGGCCTCGGGCATCAGCACCAGCCCGCCGAGCAGCGTGCCGCTGTTGCCCACGAGCACGGTGCGGGTGCGGCGGCGCAGCTCGGGACCGTCGTCGAGGCGGATCGTGACGCGCGTCCGGCGTCCGCGGATCGCGCGCAGCCCGGACACGACGTAGGCCAGCGGCCCGACGCGCGCCTTGAGCGCCTCGGGCGTGTTGCCCATCACCTCGGCGTCGAACCCGGTGCCCGCCATCACAAGGAACGCGCGCTCCTCGTCGGCGCCGTCGACGCGGACGCGGCCGATGTCGATCGTGCGGTCGTCGCCGGTGAGGGCGACGCGGGTGGCCGCGTCCATCTCCAGCGGCGTGCCCAGCGTGCGGGCCAGCAGGTTGCCGGTGCCGGCGGGGAGCAGGCCCATCGCCACGCCGGTGCCGGCGAGCGCCTGCGCCACCGAGCGGACGGTGCCGTCGCCGCCGCAGGCCATGACGACGTCGACGCCCTGCTCCACGGCCTTCTCGGCCTGGCCGGTGCCCGGGTCCTCGATGGTGGTCTCGAGCCACAGCGGCTCCGCCCACCCGAGCTCGACGCACAGCGCCGCGATCGACTCGTGCGTGCCGGGGTCGATCTTGGTGGGGTTCGCGACGACGGCGGCCAGCGGCCGGTCCTCGGGGTCCGCGGCGAAGAGCTCGGCGCCCGGACGGGAGCGGGTGTTGCGCATGGTGAGAGTCAACACCACGCCGAAGAGGAGCACAGCGAGGAGCACGACGACCACCCAGGTCGCCCCGGAGGCGGACACGCGCGCACTGTACGAGCACGACGGCGGGCGCCCCCGGCCCCGGGTCGCGCAGGAGGGCCGGACGGGAGAAGGTGGCGCCATGCGTGTGCTGGTGACCGGGGCGTCCGGGTTCGTGGGCGGGCGGCTGTGCCCGGCGTTGGTCGGGGCGGGGCACGAGGTGCGGGCCATGACGCGCCGCCCCGACTCCTACGCGGGCGCCGGCACCCCCGTCCGCGGCGACGTCCACGACGCCGCCTCCCTGGCCGACGCCCTGCAGGGGCAGGACGCCGCGTACTACCTCGTGCAC contains these protein-coding regions:
- a CDS encoding DNA polymerase IV, producing MPAPWVLHVDLDEFLAAVEVLRHPELAGRPVVVGGRGDPTERAVVATASYAAREHGIRSGMPLRTAVKRCPDAVFLPADNPTYEAVSVQVMDVLRGLDGVVVEVMGWDEAFLGVETDDAEAFARHVQDAVRSATGLRSTVGVGDNLLRAKIATGFGKPQGVFVLTARNWAEVMGHRPTRALWGIGVRTERTLAERGLHTVADLAAADPAALAADLGPAMGPYYVQLGRGIGRERVDPTPWVPRSHGRETTFQTDLDDWDAVRGEVAALARRVAGEIAAGGISGAGRPARRVGVTVRFVPFTTRTRSATLPAPTTDPEVLAAAALEVLERFPTRRAVRLLGVRAEF
- a CDS encoding diacylglycerol/lipid kinase family protein, which codes for MSASGATWVVVVLLAVLLFGVVLTLTMRNTRSRPGAELFAADPEDRPLAAVVANPTKIDPGTHESIAALCVELGWAEPLWLETTIEDPGTGQAEKAVEQGVDVVMACGGDGTVRSVAQALAGTGVAMGLLPAGTGNLLARTLGTPLEMDAATRVALTGDDRTIDIGRVRVDGADEERAFLVMAGTGFDAEVMGNTPEALKARVGPLAYVVSGLRAIRGRRTRVTIRLDDGPELRRRTRTVLVGNSGTLLGGLVLMPEAEVDDGLFDIVNLAPKGVAGWVAVAARVISRRRRGHPRVEHWTAERVVITADDPQASQIDGDPIGDVTEMAVRVDPGALVVRVPEGSPAAEILPES